In Strongyloides ratti genome assembly S_ratti_ED321, scaffold srae_chrx_scaffold0000002, a single window of DNA contains:
- a CDS encoding Potassium channel subfamily K member 18, which translates to MILEMSLHILHSFPQQLLYITGKFVLYHINTFISLIFKYINEKLFNLKYRGWKQFFRIMVLKRFLSPHLVLILACALYMIFGAFIFQFCEGPHFDSQKENNLALIGKLEDDYINKLSENIDDHINATKYFQKKFILLEESNIINKIVVDNIVKNNKYQFDQLVDAIFSAYRTSRHGFDEDSPTWDFKNSLFFTATMLTSIGYGFVAPSTFMGRLFVVIYCLIGIPLTLVTVANVAKFISETIFVCHYELWKMWMRFKNRNKERGGEDEIKELFGESEDEQEILDRVRLIRFPPIVVFMFVFIYGLFGAYIVKINEASWTYSESLYFTFISIMTVGFGDYRPKRENLYIVLIIVMGGIMLTTMCMDVVGRMYLKEIHYIGRKLQTNNPFYLIREAKARRRRAAMASLLAQLARGMIFAHRDYSELSRKKSKKKVQKKRPSHVLPDGKFMFARQPPDSPRECQVISTSAYSVRLAWAPAFSADEKVHYNVRYRLKYSRQKEESKVRELKGIEGNSAEIMSIESCSLYEFRITAVSRYGESKPVYLVQYTEPQLSPQHILATKIAPNSVELTWEPPYKKSNNVKHYMVYWTDNPSARLSDWQKVEVHGRKVVFPELKYDWFYMFCANACFKDGQRSPLSRSLFIKTDKLEFHNYCVGHSQTIDIMEALSKIEDVNENTPLLKRDYASFVV; encoded by the exons ATGATTTTAGAAATGTCGCTTCATATCTTACATTCCTTCCCTCAACAACTGTTATATATTACTGGTAAGTTTGTTCTTTATcatattaatacttttatttctttaattttcaaatatataaat gaaaaactttttaatttaaa atatcgTGGATGGAAACAATTTTTCAGAATTATGGTTTTAAAACGATTTTTATCACCTCATTTAGTTTTAATACTAGCGTGTGCCTTATATATGATTTTTGGAGcatttatatttcaattttgTGAAGGACCTCATTTTGATAGTCAAAAAGAGAATAATTTAGCATTAATAGGAAAATTAGAAGatgattatataaataaattatcagaAAATATCGATGATCATATCAATGCTACAAAAtactttcaaaaaaaatttattttattagaagaatcaaatataattaataaaattgttgttgataatattgtaaaaaataataaatatcaatttgATCAACTTGTTGATGCGATTTTTTCAGCTTATCGTACATCAAGACATGGTTTTGATGAAGATTCTCCAACATgggattttaaaaattcattattttttacagcAACAATGTTAACATCTATTGGATATGGATTTGTAGCACCAAGTACATTTATGGGAAGATTATTTGTAgttatttattgtttaattg gtaTTCCCTTAACACTAGTTACAGTAGCAAATGTTGCTAAATTTATATCAGAAACAATATTTGTATGTCATTATGAATTATGGAAAATGTGGATGAGATtcaaaaatagaaataaagaaAGAGGTGGTGAAGATGagataaaagaattatttggTGAATCAGAAGATGAACAAGAAATATTAGATCGAGTTAGATTAATACGTTTTCCACCAATTGTTGTTTTTATGTTTGTCTTTATATATGGTTTATTTGGCgcatatattgtaaaaattaatgaagcATCATGGACATATTCAgaatcattatattttacttttattagtATAATGACAGTTGGTTTTGGTGATTATCGTCCAAAACGTGAGAATTTATACATTGTATTAATTATAGTTATGGGTGGTATTATGTTAACAACAATGTGTATGGATGTTGTTGGAAGAATGTATCTTAAAGAAATTCATTACATAGGAAGGAAACTTCAAACAAATAATCCATTTTATTTGATACGTGAAGCAAAAGCTAGACGAAGGAGAGCCGCAATGGCAAGTTTATTAGCTCAATTAGCACGTGGTATGATATTTGCACATAGAGATTATTCTGAATTATCAagaaaaaaatctaaaaaaaaggtaCAAAAGAAACGTCCTTCACATGTATTACCAGATGGTAAATTTATGTTTGCAAGACAACCACCAGATTCACCAAGAGAATGTCAAGTTATAAGTACATCAGCATACAGTGTGCGATTAGCGTGGGCACCAGCTTTTTCGGCAGATGAAAAGGTACATTATAATGTTAGATACAGATTAAAATATTCCCGACAAAAAGAAGAATCAAAAGTAAGAGAATTAAAAGGAATTGAAGGTAATAGCGCTGAAATAATGAGTATAGAATCCTGTTCTTTGTATGAATTTAGAATAACTGCTGTTTCAAGATATGGGGAAAGTAAACCAGTTTATTTGGTACAATATACAGAACCACAACTATCACCACAACATATATTAGCAACAAAAATTGCACCAAATTCTGTTGAATTAACATGGGAACCACcatataaaaaatcaaataatgtTAAACATTATATGGTATATTGGACAGATAATCCATCAGCAAGACTTTCTGATTGGCAAAAAGTTGAAGTACATGGTAGAAAAGTTGTTTTTCCtgaattaaaatatgattgGTTTTATATGTTTTGTGCTAATGCTTGTTTTAAAGATGGTCAACGTTCTCCACTTTCAAgatcattatttataaaaacagaTAAACTTGAATTTCATAATTATTGTGTTGGTCATTCGCAAACTATTGATATTATGGAAgcattatcaaaaattgaaGACGTCAATGAAAATACGCCTTTATTAAAACGTGATTATGCATCTTTTGTAGTGTAA
- a CDS encoding Insulin receptor substrate-1, PTB domain and Pleckstrin homology-like domain-containing protein has product MGNCVSADNRKFLEQISKNENSSLNGRYSEFKVFVKQNKKFIPGTLRIGPNEILFIRNKDNIQVWPLNYLRRYGYTCANIFFFECGRRCSSGEGLFTFQSSQSEIIFQLTQQKIQQNYESQRNSRASSIVGNLQKSSTYSMSNTQSLRGIQPVQRFCSEGTAKNDYLYPHPNYGENFCYDSCKNEYLFNRLPYTNYCKDRPRSIATSASHNLRSSLFHPKGSFFIPPKNKMSLSMKNFNSISLLENQILQDDIVNEHIISPPNQLSNATYERKNFYEGNFLPDNKKKYHSYVNVSMLENNDYLFSNIDNVCNGNSLYCEKIDNSTFRYNTPTEHSHLPIILPYMYQSSISNSSNNTTRHDLDKIKEVVMPLPNNKRHYNTSNNDTVMKHDNFSQKKTSTFGNIRLNYALIDIDTSKNEDKRKSNSQINSII; this is encoded by the exons ATGGGAAATTGTGTAAGTGCTGATAATCGCAAATTTTTAGAACAAATAAGTAAGAACGAAAATAGTTCTTTAAATGGAAGATATAGtgaatttaaagtttttgttaaacaaaataaaaaatttattcctg gAACATTAAGAATAGGTcctaatgaaatattatttattcgtaataaagataatattcAAGTATGGcctttaaattatttaagaaGATATGGTTATACATGTgctaatatatttttttttgaatgtGGTAGAAGATGTTCAAGTGGTGAAGGATTATTTACATTTCAATCATCACAAtcagaaataatttttcaattaactCAACAAAAAATACAACAAAATTATGAATCACAAAGGAATTCTCGTGCCTCATCTATTGTGggaaatttacaaaaatcaTCAACATACTCAATGTCAAATACACAATCATTACGTGGAATACAACCTGTTCAAAGATTTTGTAGTGAGGGAACAGCAAAAAATGATTATCTTTATCCTCATCCTAATTATGgagaaaatttttgttatgattcgtgtaaaaatgaatatttatttaatagatTACCATATACAAATTATTGTAAAGATCGCCCAAGAAGTATAGCTACAAGTGCATCACATAACTTAAGATCATCACTATTCCATCCAAAAGGatcattttttataccaccaaagaataaaatgtcattatcaatgaaaaattttaattcaatCTCTTTACTtgaaaatcaaattttacaAGATGACATTGTTAATGAGCATATTATATCCCCCCCAAATCAATTGTCAAATGCAACatatgaaagaaaaaatttttatgaggGCAATTTTTTACCAGAcaacaaaaagaaatatcATTCTTATGTTAATGTCAGTATGTTAGAAAATAATGACTatcttttttcaaatattgaCAATGTTTGTAATGGCAATTCATTGTACTGTGAGAAAATAGACAATAGTACATTTCG ttataatACTCCTACTGAACATAGTCATTTACCCATTATATTACCATATATGTATCAATCGTCTATTAGTAATTCTTCAAATAATACAACTAGACATGActtagataaaataaaagaagtcGTAATGCCTTTaccaaataataaaagacaTTACAATACATCTAATAATGATACAGTAATGAAACATGATAATTTTTCgcaaaaaaaaacttcaaCATTTGGAAATATTCGTTTAAATTATGCATTAATTGATATTGATACatcaaaaaatgaagataaaagaaaatcaaATAGTCAGATTAattcaataatataa